Part of the Suricata suricatta isolate VVHF042 chromosome 8, meerkat_22Aug2017_6uvM2_HiC, whole genome shotgun sequence genome, ATTTCGCGCGCCCACCGGCTACCCAACATTTCCAGGCCGGGCACGAAAGCCTCAGCACCTCTAAGACGACcacagaagcaggttccaagaAAAAacgatgaggggcgcctggggggctcagtcggttaagcctccggcttcggctcaggtcagatctcacgttggtgggttcgagccccgcgtcaggctctgtgctgacagctagctcagagcctggagcctgcttccggttctgtgtctccttctctctctgcccctccccctctcatgctctgtctctctctctatcaaaaataaatttaaaaaaattaaaaaaaaagaaaaaacgatGGATGTTGATAAACACCTAGTAACacagaccgagagagagagagggcaggagtggGCGCCACCGAGGACGGAAGGAGGCGCTCGCTCTCCTGCAGAAGTCAGAGCGGCAGCAAGACACCATCGTGTCCGAGGTAAGGCTGCACAAGATTCggctaataaatttgaaaatttacagGAAACAAACATTCCTAGGAAAACAGAGCTTCCCCGAACTGAAACAAGAGAGGGACGGAAATCTGCGTATCTTTCAAGGAAGTGACATTACTATTTGGAgaaccttccttcttcctgaggACTCGGCAGGCAGCCACGGCTTCGATGGTGAATTCTTCACCAATTTCACGCAGACTCTTCCAGAGGATAGAGAACGGAAATGAGAAAATGCCTCCCAACTTTTCAAtggtttgtaaaaatttttttaaagtttattttgaaagagagagagagattgggagccccaagcagactccgcactgccagcacagagcccaatgtggggctcgaacccatgaaccgtgagatcatgatctgagctgagatcaagagtcggacgctcaaccgacggagccccgcAGGCGCCTCTTGATGGTTTGTTTTGAGGCCAGAATCactctgacaccaaaagcaaacaaGAGAATTACCAGCAGGTCCATTACGGACCGGTTTCTGTCACAAACAAGGAGAATCCCGACGAATCAACGCTTTGCACCCTGAGCTCTTTGCACTCTGAGCCGGTTGTcactatttttacaaatatatccTCCCAAGTGGAAATATCGGGGCAAAGGGGTTGAATGGTTGAGGTCACGATTCGCGTGGCGTGCTGCGTGCCACGGGGCAGGAGCCACGCCAGCCTCACCCGCCGCCTgctgggggaaggggcacaggggcCACAGGGTTCAGAAAACCTCGGGTTCGTGGAAGCCAAGGAAGGGAGCTGGGGGCCAGCCTCGGCCTCGTCCGGGGACCTGCCCGCACAGCTGACCGGTCTGGGACCAGCGCTCCCGGGGTGGCCGCGGCGCCGGGCGGGTGGCTCCGTACCTTCTCGTGGATGATGGAGACGTACCAGGGAACGCGCTTTCTCAGCGGGCTCCGTGCCAGGACTGGGCTGCTGAGGGCAGGGCTCACCGGCCCCGAGTCGCTTTTCCTCCACAAGGAGCTGAACTCACAGGCGCTCTTACTAAGGGGAAGGGGGCACCCTGTCGAGAAGCAGGGGGCGGCCAGACTAGTCCCGAGCTGAGCGGCTCCGGGGCCTTCCAGAGAGGGTCCCCCTCGCGAGACCCCCTCAGCAACCCCCCACGGCCCAGCCGGGCTTGCCACACCCCCTACGCGTGACCGCCATCAccagccctccccacccgccCGTGCATGTGCCCCAGCAAGGGGGATGGCCGTGGAGCCAGCCCTTCCGGACCCCAGGGCCTGGGAGTGGACAGCAGGGGCCGCGCTGACGTCGCCGGGTGCCAGGCGGCCCAGACGTCCGTGAGGAGTTTCGTCGCATTCGGGAAAAGACCTCTGTGTGCAGGGATCGTCTTTGGATAAAGGACAGTAGGTGTATTTGTGTGGGGACAGTGTGCACTGCTCAACGGGGGCACCTCTGTGTAAGGGACACGGCGCCGGGCAGGCGGTCCGGGAAGGGAGCCCCAGGCGGCAGGATCGGGGAGGCGCGGGGCAAGCCGGAGGCGGCGGCTGGTGTGACAGGACCCCAGTGCTGGCCGGTCCGGCCCTCACCGTCCACACGCTGGCTGGAGAACGGGTCCCGGGACACCTCCCAGGAAGCGAGCGCCGCGTGCAGCTCCTCAGGTAGCTTGTCGGAGATGGCTGACCCTGCGGGGGGTTCGGAACGCAGCCAGTGGCCACTAAGGCCGCCCCTGCCTGTGACCTCCAGAGCAGGACGGCGCTTCCGTTTCTTGGTAAGCCTCAGGTAGGATTAAAGGCGACTTGTCAATGGACGTGCGGGACTAAGCCCTGGGACAGCATGGACACACGTTCCGTGCTCCTGCCTGCGGCTGAGTCCCTCTGAATGGATGCACACCCCCCCCCGCCCGGAAGGACCCCGTGTCCCCTGTAAAAACGGCTCAGCTTCATGGTCTCCCAGAAGCCCCTTGAGCCCGAAGGGCAGACCCAGTTTCCCCGAAGCCGTCTCGGATCATGCCAAGGGCAGGCTCCCAGGGTGGTCCCCCAGCTCGTCcggccagcccagcccagagcccccggATCAGGGGCACGGGCTGCTGTCTGAGGCTCCAGCCCGACAGAGGGAGCTGGTGGGGGCCCTCCTTCTGACACGAACAAGGCCCCTGCTCCTGGCCACGGCACTAAGCCATGGGTCCCCTGTCCCTACGGACAACATCATGGGCAGGGACGGGGACGCAGCACAGGCTGGGACTGAGGGGTCTGGGGTGCTGCCCCTCGGTGACCACTGACCACCGACTGTGCTCTCAAAGCCTCCTGTTCTCCCGGGTCAGAACGGGGGGTGGCCATGCCGGCAGTGTTGGGCTCCTCACAGGGGCTTGGTCCTATCTTGGCCTTATAACCCCTTTCTGGCAGCTTCTAGAATTTTCAGCCTTCTCCCCCGTCCCCCAACCATACTGAGTCTGTTGAATGAGACCAGAGAAAAGCCAGGAggcttttccttcctgcctttcctcctgTCCCTGCAGAGGCCGCAGCCGAGTCCAGCCGGGAATTCTGCACACAGCGAGCTGCGGGGGCAGCAGCCACGGCCACCGCTCTGGACGCCTCACCGGCACGGTCGCCGGCCTCCACCAGGGAAGGAGGCAGTTTTAGGTGGGAGCCCCCCGCCGGTGGCCCTCGCCACACTGACCCAcagacgccccctccccccccgcacTGACCCCCGGAAGTGGCCCTCACCGCACTGACACACGGACGTGGCCCTGGTGCTGAAGCGAGGGCAGTCAGGCCGCGTGAGGAACACCTTTCTCAGCTCCTCCAGTTTGGCCGAGAAGCTGGTGTCCTTGGGGCTGGCGTCCTGCTTGTGGGCGTCCTGCTTGTGGGCGTCCTGGTGGAGTGGGGACAAAGAGATGCTGGGAGAAGGGACCCTGGAAGCCGTCTGCCTTCCGCCTGAGACCCGCGAGCTCCAGGACAGCACGTGCACCGGCTGGAGAGACTGGGGCGTCCACTGGGGCGTCCCTGGGACCCTGGGTTGGCTCCCTGGCCTCCCGGAGTCCCCGGTACATTCAGGAACCTTCCAGCTGTGCTCCGCCTTCCTCGACCTCTCCTCCCCAGGCTTCTCCTGGAGACCCTCtaaggaagggcaggaaggagggcgCGTCCTCGCTCACAGGCCCCAGGCTGCCCGTGCtctgcccccgccctcccccccgccccccgaatCTGCCCTTCTGAGCCCATCATCAGAGCGATTCTGGGCGGCTGCACGGGCCGACCAGCCCCCGAGGCCTCCCGAGTCGAAGCAGGCTGTCCGCCCGCCAGGCCCCTCACCGTCTTCCTGCAGAAGCGGCCGATGGCCTGAGCCGCCTTGCGGAGGTTGCGCTGCCTGTGGCCAGCCTTCCACTCCGGCGTGTGGCTGTCGCGGCCAGGCACGCGGCGCAGGAGCGGCATGCCCCTCCCCACCGGGTCTGGCCCCAGACCGCACTTCTCGAGCGGGACGCTGCCCACCGGGCCCACCGGCAGCATCCTCGGGGTGGGTGCAAAGACCGCGGCCACCAGCAGAGGGACGCCTTGGGTGGATGGCCTCTGGGCCTCTGGGGGAGCTGGGCACACGTGAGGACCCGCCGCCCGGCTCAGGCCCCGGCAGGACCGGCTTCGGAAGCCCCACCCCTGTGGGTCCTGGGAGCCAGGGCTGCATCACAGACGTCTCCATGGAAACGGGCCACGCCATCTGTCCTAATTTTCTGTGATTTGTCTCAACTTCCTGCTGGCCAGGGGACCCAGAAGCTGTCATGAGGGAGAGACGGCTGAGGCCCTGGCAGCCTGGTCCCTTCTGGTCCCTTCTGGTCCCTTCTGGTCCCTGTCCCCACCGTCCACACTCAGTCTTCCCTGAAATTGGGCCCTGCTGTGGTGGCGCCGATAGGGAAATTTaagaagcttttcttttcttgtaaattttttaaatgttttttatgtatttttgagacagagagagacagagcatgagcgaagaggggcagagagagagggagaccagaattggaagcaggtccaggctccgagctgtcagcacagagcccgatgcagggctcaaacccacgaatatgagatcatgacctgagccgaagtcggaggcttaaccgacagagccacccaggcgcccctgtaaatttttttttagttt contains:
- the CCDC27 gene encoding LOW QUALITY PROTEIN: coiled-coil domain-containing protein 27 (The sequence of the model RefSeq protein was modified relative to this genomic sequence to represent the inferred CDS: inserted 2 bases in 1 codon), translated to MAWPVSMETSVMQPWLPGPXQGWGFRSRSCRGLSRAAGPHVCPAPPEAQRPSTQGVPLLVAAVFAPTPRMLPVGPVGSVPLEKCGLGPDPVGRGMPLLRRVPGRDSHTPEWKAGHRQRNLRKAAQAIGRFCRKTDAHKQDAHKQDASPKDTSFSAKLEELRKVFLTRPDCPRFSTRATSVCQCGSAISDKLPEELHAALASWEVSRDPFSSQRVDGCPLPLSKSACEFSSLWRKSDSGPVSPALSSPVLARSPLRKRVPWYVSIIHEKDHRLLTLGEEVQRLSRLELLLRERDEEVLALQEEREALRKQLKCLCQSKGPEILFSNLREDKKHEEMMGLIEKDNFLLRQQVEELQGTLAKQEHAVSELEAKVRQLQEQASQREDRLQRQKLLQEEMGNRSELAQEAELQARVALESTQSRLEGLRNKIIQATFSASGVQSSAAEISDNDILEALQRLISERVDYYNQLKQKGVRMPPLNQLEASSSLSKTKKTTPK